CTGGCGTGCCTGCCAGACCAAGGACATCCCCGTCCAGGACTGGGTCAAGCTCGCCGTCACGCGCGCCCGCGCGTCGCAGACGCCGGCGATCTTCTGGCTCAACGAGTCGCGTGCGCACGACGCCGAGCTCATCAAGAAGGTCAACGCCTACCTGCCCGAGCACGACACCGACGGCCTCACCATCGAGATCCTGTCGCCGGAGCTCGCGACGTCGTACTCCCTCGAGCGGATGCGCAAGGGCGAGGACACCATCTCGGTGACCGGCAACGTGCTGCGCGACTACAACACCGACCTGTTCCCGATCCTCGAGCTCGGTACGTCGGCCAAGATGCTCTCCGTCGTCCCGCTGATCGCCGGCGGCGGACTGTTCGAGACCGGCGCGGGCGGCTCGGCGCCCAAGCACGTGCAGCAGCTGGTCGAGGAGAACTACCTGCGCTGGGACAGCCTCGGTGAGTTCTTCGCGCTCGTCCCCTCGCTGGAGAAGTACGCCGAGCAGGCCGGCGCCCCCGCCGCGCAGGTCCTGGCCGACGCGCTCGACCGTGCCACCGGCACCTTCCTCAACGAGGACCGCTCGCCGGGCCGCAAGCTCGGCACGACCGACAACCGCGGCTCGCACTTCTACCTCGCGCTCTACTGGGCCGAGGAGCTGGCGAACCAGACCGAGGACGCCGACCTCGCGGCCGCGTTCAAGCCGCTCGCCGAGAAGCTGCGGGCCAACGAGGCGAAGATCGCCGAGGAGCTGATCGCCGTCCAGGGCGAGCCCGCCGACATCGGTGGCTACTACTACCCGGACGCAGAGAAGACCTCGGCCGTGATGCGCCCGAGCGCGACGCTCAACGAGGCGCTCGCCGGGTTCTGATCGCTCGCTGATCACCGTGTCGCTGCCGGCCGCGGTCCGCACCTCGTTGCGGGCCGCGGCCGACGCGTCCCTTGCCCCGGGCCAGCAGGCGTACATGAAGTCGGCGATGCCCTTCCTCGGCGTCCGCGTTCCCGACGTACGCCGCCTGGTTCGCGCCCTCGTGCGCGAGCTCGGCGTCCACGACCCCCTGGAGCTGACGACCGCCGCACGCGAGCTGTGGGACGACGCCACCCACCGCGAGGAGAGGTACGCCGCGGCGGCCCTGGTCGGCCTGCGTCCCCTGCGCGGCGACCTGTCGCTGGTGCCCTTCCACGAACACGTCGCGCGCAGCGGCGCCTGGTGGGACCACGTCGACGAGGCCGCCCACCGGGTCGCCGAGCTGCACGACGCGCACCCGGTCGAGACCGCGCAGGTCGTGCGCCGCTGGTCGACCGACGACGGGTCCTTCTGGGTGCGCCGGCTCGCGATCATCTCCCAGCTCGGCCGCGGGGACCGGGTCGACCTCGACCTGCTGGTTGCGGTGCTGGAGCCCAACCTCGCCGACGGCGAGTTCTTCATCCGCAAGGCGGTCGGGTGGTCGCTGCGGGAGGTCGCGAAGGTGCACCCGGAGTGGGTCCGCGCCTACGCCGCCGGCCACGAGATGAGCCCGCTGAGCCGACGCGAGGCCCTCAAACACCTGTAGCCGGGCCGGGCATTCGCCGCAGTTTATTCGGAGGCGAACTGTCGGCGCCGGAACCTACGCTGGTGCCGATGACCACGACGCTGACCCGCCCCGACGCCCGCGAGCGGCCCGCTGTCGGTGGCGACCCGGCGCGTCGCGTCGACTGGCGCCGCCTGCGCACGCCGGCCGCCGGCTTCGCCGTGGGCGCGGTCGCGCTCGCGGCCCTCGGGCAGGCGCTCGGCACCGTCGTCGCCGGACGGATCGCCGACCACCCGACCGGCACCCTGGTCGGCTGGCTCGCACTGTTCGTCGTGGGGGCCGCGACCGTCGACACCGCCGGCCGGGTCGTGTGGGCGGGCGTGGTCGACCGGGCCGAGGGCCGGCTTCGCGGTGACCTGCTGAGCGCCGCGCTGCAGCAGCCTCTCGAGCACCTCACCGAGCAGGCCGTCGGCGAGGTCCTCGACCGGGTCGACGACGACACCCACGAGGTCGGGACCCTGCTGCGCCAGCAGATCTGGATGGCGATGCGCACCGGCTTCGCCTCGGTCCCGATGTGGCTGGTCGCCGGCTTCACCTGGTGGCCCGCCTTCGTCCTGTTCCCGCTCGTCGGCGCCGTCACGGTCTGGGTGATGCGTCCGGCGCTGGTCGAGATCGCCCGCCGCAAGGTGATCGAGGAGGCCGCCTGGACCGATCACGCCGCGGCACTCGAGGAGGGCGTCGCCGGGCGCGACGACCTGCGCACGAGCCTGGGCCAGGCGTTCGCCGTACGCAGGCTCGCGCAGCTCTCCGCCGACGTCCACGAGAAGTTCCGCCGGGTGCTGATGATCGAGGCCCGGCTGGCGATCAAGGTCGGCCTGCTGCTCCACGGACTGCTCGCCGCGATCGCGGTCTGTGGCGTCGCGCTGGTCAGCGGCGACCACCTCGGCGTCGCGCGACTGGTCACGCTCTTCTTGGTGACGACGATCTTCGTCGGCCAGATCAACAACCTGGCCCACCAGCTGCCCGACATCCAGGCCGGCCTCGGCGCGGTCCTGCGGCTGCGCCAGCTCCTCGCCGTCGAGGCGGAGCCCGAGGGCGGCGAGGCGGTCCCGTCGGGCGCGCTCGACCTGCGCATCCGCCACCTCGACTTCGCCTACAACGAGAGCTCGTTCGCGCTGCGCGACGTCACGCTGTACGTCGAGGAGGGCCACACCCTGGCCCTGGTCGGCCGCACCGGCTCGGGCAAGTCGACCCTCGCCTCGCTGCTCTCGCGGGCCGCGGAGCCGCCGCCCGGCACGATCTTCCTCGGCGGGGCCGACATCACCACGCTCGA
The genomic region above belongs to Nocardioides sp. QY071 and contains:
- a CDS encoding DNA alkylation repair protein; this encodes MSLPAAVRTSLRAAADASLAPGQQAYMKSAMPFLGVRVPDVRRLVRALVRELGVHDPLELTTAARELWDDATHREERYAAAALVGLRPLRGDLSLVPFHEHVARSGAWWDHVDEAAHRVAELHDAHPVETAQVVRRWSTDDGSFWVRRLAIISQLGRGDRVDLDLLVAVLEPNLADGEFFIRKAVGWSLREVAKVHPEWVRAYAAGHEMSPLSRREALKHL